In Pelmatolapia mariae isolate MD_Pm_ZW linkage group LG8, Pm_UMD_F_2, whole genome shotgun sequence, one genomic interval encodes:
- the pnpo gene encoding pyridoxine-5'-phosphate oxidase: protein MRRILSTIILRHICFIGGNLLSRATRIVGLPRVFTSKYCSGTSMDLSRMRKRYRGDLECFEESQLVSLDPIKQFGNWFDEATKCPEIGEPNAMCLATATNDGRPSARMVLLKGCSSEGFRFFTNYESRKGCELESNPHACLVFYWEPLNRQIRIEGTVERIPYQSSCDYFHSRPKSSQIGAAVSRQSTTVPNRDYLRQKNAELEEKYKDTEVPMPDYWGGYIVKPFSIEFWQGQTNRLHDRIVFTKLKDGESELGEFQHAAEGGWVYQRLSP from the exons ATGAGGCGCATACTCAGTACGATTATATTGAGACATATTTGCTTTATTGGAGGAAATCTGCTCTCTCGTGCCACTAGGATAGTAGGGCTGCCGCGCGTTTTTACCTCGAAATACTGCAGCGGAACCAGCATGGACCTGAGTAGGATGAGGAAGAGGTACAGAGGAGATTTGGAG TGCTTTGAGGAGAGTCAGCTCGTGTCTCTCGACCCCATCAAGCAGTTTGGAAACTGGTTCGATGAAGCCACCAAGTGTCCTGAAATAGGAGAGCCCAATGCTATGTGCCTCGCCACTGCCACCAA TGATGGACGTCCGTCCGCTCGCATGGTCCTCCTGAAAGGTTGCAGCAGTGAAGGTTTCCGTTTCTTCACCAACTATGAGAGCAGAAAGGGCTGCGAGCTG GAGAGCAATCCGCATGCATGCCTGGTCTTCTACTGGGAACCGCTAAACAGACAG ATTCGCATTGAAGGCACCGTGGAGCGGATCCCCTACCAGAGCTCCTGCGATTATTTCCACTCCCGACCAAAGAGCAGCCAGATCGGCGCTGCCGTGAGCCGACAAAGCACTACTGTGCCTAACAGAGAT TATCTGAGGCAGAAAAATGCAGAACTGGAGGAGAAGTACAAGGACACAGAGGTGCCTATGCCTGATTACTG GGGCGGCTACATCGTAAAGCCTTTTTCGATCGAGTTCTGGCAGGGACAGACAAACAGACTTCACGACCGCATCGTCTTCACCAAGCTGAAGGACGGAGAGTCCGAGCTGGGAGAGTTTCAGCACGCTGCAGAGGGAGGCTGGGTGTACCAGCGACTGTCCCCGTGA
- the mrpl10 gene encoding large ribosomal subunit protein uL10m encodes MAATLCSKLLPKQGWLPLTQSVRHGSKAVTRHRKPLHIQKQKLLAVTQYIPPAREFPPGAYPSQTKRVQEDNDLTLLMKRELKKLFEDCKMIAVVQNSSSSAEDMMTLRHLLYKHNITVKFFPNKVVRSFLSDSIYCNMGPLFVGPTVMFVSKEPKVKEMLTTLRGSPQMTLLGACIDNTLLSAQGIVSYSKLPSMTVIQGEVVSGLSMLTSHTAYLLQRHPAHLSQLLQQYIKQQSSDGSAEAAPKAEEAT; translated from the exons ATGGCGGCGACCTTGTGTTCAAAATTGCTGCCAAAACAGG GATGGCTTCCCCTCACACAGAGTGTCCGACACGGGTCCAAGGCTGTGACCCGCCACAGGAAGCCTCTGCACATCCAGAAACAGAAGCTGCTAGCTGTTACTCAGTACATCCCCCCCGCACGGGAGTTTCCTCCAGGCGCTTACCCGTCCCAGACCAAACGCGTCCAGGAG GATAATGATTTGACCTTACTAATGAAGAGGGAGTTGAAGAAGTTGTTTGAGGATTGTAAAATGATCGCTGTGGTccagaacagcagcagcagtgctgaAGACATGATGACTCTCAGGCACCTACTTTACAAACACAACATCACAGTCAAGTTCTTCCCCAACAAG gtcGTGCGGTCGTTCCTGAGTGACTCCATTTACTGCAACATGGGTCCTCTGTTCGTCGGCCCAACGGTTATGTTTGTTAGCAAAGAGCCGAAGGTGAAAGAGATGCTGACGACTCTGAGGGGCAGCCCACAGATGACACTCCTGG GAGCCTGTATAGACAACACGCTGCTGAGTGCACAGGGCATCGTGAGCTACTCCAAACTGCCGTCAATGACTGTGATCCAGGGCGAGGTGGTGAGCGGGCTCTCCATGCTGACTTCCCACACAGCTTACCTGCTGCAGCGCCACCCGGCCCACCTGTCACAGCTGCTCCAGCAGTATATCAAACAGCAGAGCTCGGATGGAAGCGCAGAGGCAGCTCCTAAAGCAGAGGAGGCCACGTAG
- the osbpl7 gene encoding oxysterol-binding protein-related protein 7 isoform X2: protein MDLSGSSLNRSQSLASGLEKTSHTWNKPAHSQSSSTLSSRHSRQIIKDWEVIDDLQVEMQGAGDDPQDRTAPGICEGYLLKRRKWPLKGWHKRYFVLEGGTLRYSKNQQDVARGRVQGSLDVSLAVISINKKSNRIDLDAGDILYHMKAKSHELFYIWVTKLQAHRLYKKNEAAHVHNSFLHTLSLPTAAEQAQRNGDLSATGMADSAGASGVLPSANTAVNTKVSAWLQQSHNPDICVQELNRCHLDLSELNRLIQRLQALEVGQAFTNGDLQRIISIQNLSLEKPKKPKSGKIWGHSRTLSRVEALGMLSSSHLSNSAHLGASVPCIPDYVYSQLSPSTVNSPEGKKIQQDICAMSQRVLNSLKSVHETLSQERQKLQAVWDANNMHQSNTLAQPEAVRRSSQGPPSVADSAAEYFDASDDILWGSSSEVSDESGLSDGSTTNSEPEEGHTSATRKYRASISRTPNSVVPKSTGRRTKLPVHCPDNSHVGLVAILYNNIGKDLARVSMPAVLNEPINLLQRLCEELEYSELLDTANNTSDPYQRMVYVAAFAISGYSTATFRNRYKPVNPILGETYECIREDRGFRLISEQVCHHPPISACHADSENFSFWQDQRWKNKFWGKSLEILPTGMVNVTLPRYGDHYEWNKVVTCIHNVFSQQRYLEHYGEVIIKNLKSNICTCKITFVKSRYWGSETNKNEVQGVVLDQSGSAIHRFGGLWHEGIFCDTLPTPKCIWKPNPQPKDYLLYYGFSSFAMELNELPSGLKPLLPPTDTRLRPDQRMLEDGRVDEADKKKDEIEEMQRERRKELAKRGEEHVPRFFKRSKDSSGRDVWLTNGTYWKLRENPGFANLENVTLW from the exons ATGGACCTGTCTGGATCTTCACTCAATCGCAGCCAATCGCTGGCAAGTGGCCTGGAGAAGACTTCCCATACCTGGAACAAGCCAGCCCACTCTCAGAGTAGCAGCACTCTGTCATCTCGCCACTCCAGACAG ATTATCAAAGACTGGGAAGTAATTGACGACCTTCAGGTTGAAATGCAGGGAGCAGGTGACGATCCTCAAGACAGGACCGCCCCAGGAATCTGTGAAGGATATCTTCTCAAGAGGAGGAAATGGCCACTTAAAGGCTGGCACAAG CGGTACTTCGTCTTGGAAGGAGGGACCTTACGCTACTCCAAAAATCAACAAGAT GTGGCCAGGGGACGAGTCCAGGGCTCGCTAGATGTGAGCCTCGCAGTAATATCGATAAACAAGAAATCAAATCGGATTGATTTGGATGCAGGGGACATTCTGTATCATATGAAGGCAAAGAGTCATGAACTCTTCTACATCTGGGTAACCAAGCTACAAGCTCACCGCCTGTACAAGAAGAATGAGGCGGCTCATGTTCACAACAGCTTCCTCCACACTTTGTCCCTTCCCACTGCAGCTGAACAAGCTCAGAGGAATGGAGATTTG AGCGCCACAGGGATGGCAGATTCAGCTGGAGCGTCAGGCGTGCTGCCGTCAGCTAACACAGCCGTGAACACGAAGGTGTCCGCCTGGTTGCAACAAAGCCACAATCCTGACATCTGTGTTCAAG AGCTGAACCGTTGTCATCTGGACCTTTCTGAGCTAAACCGCTTAATCCAGAGGCTGCAGGCACTGGAGGTGGGGCAGGCCTTTACTAATGGAGACCTGCAACGGATCATCAGCATACAG AATCTGTCACTGGAGAAACCGAAGAAGCCGAAATCAGGGAAGATCTGGGGTCATTCCCGCACACTGTCCAGAGTGGAGGCCCTGGGAATG CTGTCCTCAAGTCACCTGAGCAACTCGGCCCACCTCGGTGCATCAGTCCCTTGTATCCCCGACTACGTCTACTCTCAGCTCTCCCCTTCCACGGTCAATTCGCCCGAAGGGAAGAAAATCCAACAGGACATCTGCGCTATGTCTCAACGAG TGCTCAACTCTCTGAAGTCGGTGCATGAGACTCTGTCCCAGGAGAGGCAGAAGCTGCAGGCAGTCTGGGACGCTAACAACATGCACCAGTCTAACACATTAGCTCAG CCTGAGGCAGTGAGGCGTTCATCCCAAGGACCTCCTTCGGTGGCAGACTCGGCTGCAGAATATTTTGATGCCAGTGATGACATCCTGTGGGGCAGCTCCTCTGAGGTGTCTGATGAATCCGGACTAAGTGATGGAAGCACCACCAATTCTGAGCCGGAGGAAGGACACA CATCAGCTACCCGGAAGTACCGTGCCAGCATTTCCAGGACTCCCAACAGTGTTGTTCCCAAGAGCACTGGACGTCGAACGAAACTGCCTGTTCACTGTCCTGACAATAGCCACGTGGGGCTCGTGGCCATCCTCTATAACAACATAG GTAAAGACTTGGCTCGAGTGTCCATGCCAGCTGTTCTCAATGAGCCCATTAACCTGCTGCAGAGGCTGTGTGAAGAGCTGGAGTACAGTGAGCTGCTGGATACTGCCAACAACACATCAGACCCCTACCAGAGGATG GTTTACGTTGCTGCCTTCGCTATCTCTGGCTACTCCACTGCGACGTTCAGGAACCGCTACAAGCCCGTTAACCCGATTCTGGGGGAGACCTACGAGTGTATCAGAGAGGACCGAGGTTTCCGCCTCATCAGTGAGCAG GTCTGCCACCATCCTCCCATCTCTGCCTGCCATGCAGACTCAGAGAACTTCTCCTTCTGGCAAG ACCAGCGATGGAAAAATAAATTCTGGGGGAAGTCGCTGGAGATCCTGCCAACAGGAATGGTAAACGTGACTCTGCCGAG GTATGGTGACCACTATGAGTGGAACAAAGTAGTGACTTGCATCCATAACgtcttcagccagcagcgcTATCTGGAGCATTACGGAGAGGTCATCATCAAAAACCTCAAAAGCAACATCTGCACATGCAAGATTACTTTTGTCAAG TCTCGTTATTGGGGTTCAGAAACGAATAAGAATGAGGTTCAGGGCGTGGTGTTGGACCAAAGTGGGAGTGCCATTCACCGGTTTGGAGGTCTGTGGCATGAAGGCATCTTCTGTGACACTCTGCCGACTCCAAAATGCATCTGGAAGCCAA ATCCACAGCCAAAGGATTACCTGCTGTACTATGGTTTCTCCAGCTTTGCCATGGAGTTGAATGAACTCCCTTCAGGCTTGAAGCCTCTTCTGCCTCCTACAGATACGCGCCTGCGCCCAGACCAAAG AATGCTGGAGGATGGAAGGGTGGATGAAGCTGACAAAAAGAAGGACGAGATTGAAGAAATGCAGAGAGAGCGGAGAAAAGAGCTCGCCAAAAGGGGTGAAGAGCATGTTCCACGTTTTTTCAA GAGATCCAAAGATTCCTCTGGACGGGACGTGTGGTTGACAAATGGGACTTACTGGAAACTTCGAGAGAATCCAGGTTTTGCTAACCTTGAAAACGTAACTCTGTGGTGA
- the osbpl7 gene encoding oxysterol-binding protein-related protein 7 isoform X1, giving the protein MDLSGSSLNRSQSLASGLEKTSHTWNKPAHSQSSSTLSSRHSRQIIKDWEVIDDLQVEMQGAGDDPQDRTAPGICEGYLLKRRKWPLKGWHKRYFVLEGGTLRYSKNQQDVARGRVQGSLDVSLAVISINKKSNRIDLDAGDILYHMKAKSHELFYIWVTKLQAHRLYKKNEAAHVHNSFLHTLSLPTAAEQAQRNGDLSATGMADSAGASGVLPSANTAVNTKVSAWLQQSHNPDICVQELNRCHLDLSELNRLIQRLQALEVGQAFTNGDLQRIISIQNLSLEKPKKPKSGKIWGHSRTLSRVEALGMVRMPIRGITKSLSSSHLSNSAHLGASVPCIPDYVYSQLSPSTVNSPEGKKIQQDICAMSQRVLNSLKSVHETLSQERQKLQAVWDANNMHQSNTLAQPEAVRRSSQGPPSVADSAAEYFDASDDILWGSSSEVSDESGLSDGSTTNSEPEEGHTSATRKYRASISRTPNSVVPKSTGRRTKLPVHCPDNSHVGLVAILYNNIGKDLARVSMPAVLNEPINLLQRLCEELEYSELLDTANNTSDPYQRMVYVAAFAISGYSTATFRNRYKPVNPILGETYECIREDRGFRLISEQVCHHPPISACHADSENFSFWQDQRWKNKFWGKSLEILPTGMVNVTLPRYGDHYEWNKVVTCIHNVFSQQRYLEHYGEVIIKNLKSNICTCKITFVKSRYWGSETNKNEVQGVVLDQSGSAIHRFGGLWHEGIFCDTLPTPKCIWKPNPQPKDYLLYYGFSSFAMELNELPSGLKPLLPPTDTRLRPDQRMLEDGRVDEADKKKDEIEEMQRERRKELAKRGEEHVPRFFKRSKDSSGRDVWLTNGTYWKLRENPGFANLENVTLW; this is encoded by the exons ATGGACCTGTCTGGATCTTCACTCAATCGCAGCCAATCGCTGGCAAGTGGCCTGGAGAAGACTTCCCATACCTGGAACAAGCCAGCCCACTCTCAGAGTAGCAGCACTCTGTCATCTCGCCACTCCAGACAG ATTATCAAAGACTGGGAAGTAATTGACGACCTTCAGGTTGAAATGCAGGGAGCAGGTGACGATCCTCAAGACAGGACCGCCCCAGGAATCTGTGAAGGATATCTTCTCAAGAGGAGGAAATGGCCACTTAAAGGCTGGCACAAG CGGTACTTCGTCTTGGAAGGAGGGACCTTACGCTACTCCAAAAATCAACAAGAT GTGGCCAGGGGACGAGTCCAGGGCTCGCTAGATGTGAGCCTCGCAGTAATATCGATAAACAAGAAATCAAATCGGATTGATTTGGATGCAGGGGACATTCTGTATCATATGAAGGCAAAGAGTCATGAACTCTTCTACATCTGGGTAACCAAGCTACAAGCTCACCGCCTGTACAAGAAGAATGAGGCGGCTCATGTTCACAACAGCTTCCTCCACACTTTGTCCCTTCCCACTGCAGCTGAACAAGCTCAGAGGAATGGAGATTTG AGCGCCACAGGGATGGCAGATTCAGCTGGAGCGTCAGGCGTGCTGCCGTCAGCTAACACAGCCGTGAACACGAAGGTGTCCGCCTGGTTGCAACAAAGCCACAATCCTGACATCTGTGTTCAAG AGCTGAACCGTTGTCATCTGGACCTTTCTGAGCTAAACCGCTTAATCCAGAGGCTGCAGGCACTGGAGGTGGGGCAGGCCTTTACTAATGGAGACCTGCAACGGATCATCAGCATACAG AATCTGTCACTGGAGAAACCGAAGAAGCCGAAATCAGGGAAGATCTGGGGTCATTCCCGCACACTGTCCAGAGTGGAGGCCCTGGGAATGGTAAGAATG CCTATTCGTGGGATTACTAAATCG CTGTCCTCAAGTCACCTGAGCAACTCGGCCCACCTCGGTGCATCAGTCCCTTGTATCCCCGACTACGTCTACTCTCAGCTCTCCCCTTCCACGGTCAATTCGCCCGAAGGGAAGAAAATCCAACAGGACATCTGCGCTATGTCTCAACGAG TGCTCAACTCTCTGAAGTCGGTGCATGAGACTCTGTCCCAGGAGAGGCAGAAGCTGCAGGCAGTCTGGGACGCTAACAACATGCACCAGTCTAACACATTAGCTCAG CCTGAGGCAGTGAGGCGTTCATCCCAAGGACCTCCTTCGGTGGCAGACTCGGCTGCAGAATATTTTGATGCCAGTGATGACATCCTGTGGGGCAGCTCCTCTGAGGTGTCTGATGAATCCGGACTAAGTGATGGAAGCACCACCAATTCTGAGCCGGAGGAAGGACACA CATCAGCTACCCGGAAGTACCGTGCCAGCATTTCCAGGACTCCCAACAGTGTTGTTCCCAAGAGCACTGGACGTCGAACGAAACTGCCTGTTCACTGTCCTGACAATAGCCACGTGGGGCTCGTGGCCATCCTCTATAACAACATAG GTAAAGACTTGGCTCGAGTGTCCATGCCAGCTGTTCTCAATGAGCCCATTAACCTGCTGCAGAGGCTGTGTGAAGAGCTGGAGTACAGTGAGCTGCTGGATACTGCCAACAACACATCAGACCCCTACCAGAGGATG GTTTACGTTGCTGCCTTCGCTATCTCTGGCTACTCCACTGCGACGTTCAGGAACCGCTACAAGCCCGTTAACCCGATTCTGGGGGAGACCTACGAGTGTATCAGAGAGGACCGAGGTTTCCGCCTCATCAGTGAGCAG GTCTGCCACCATCCTCCCATCTCTGCCTGCCATGCAGACTCAGAGAACTTCTCCTTCTGGCAAG ACCAGCGATGGAAAAATAAATTCTGGGGGAAGTCGCTGGAGATCCTGCCAACAGGAATGGTAAACGTGACTCTGCCGAG GTATGGTGACCACTATGAGTGGAACAAAGTAGTGACTTGCATCCATAACgtcttcagccagcagcgcTATCTGGAGCATTACGGAGAGGTCATCATCAAAAACCTCAAAAGCAACATCTGCACATGCAAGATTACTTTTGTCAAG TCTCGTTATTGGGGTTCAGAAACGAATAAGAATGAGGTTCAGGGCGTGGTGTTGGACCAAAGTGGGAGTGCCATTCACCGGTTTGGAGGTCTGTGGCATGAAGGCATCTTCTGTGACACTCTGCCGACTCCAAAATGCATCTGGAAGCCAA ATCCACAGCCAAAGGATTACCTGCTGTACTATGGTTTCTCCAGCTTTGCCATGGAGTTGAATGAACTCCCTTCAGGCTTGAAGCCTCTTCTGCCTCCTACAGATACGCGCCTGCGCCCAGACCAAAG AATGCTGGAGGATGGAAGGGTGGATGAAGCTGACAAAAAGAAGGACGAGATTGAAGAAATGCAGAGAGAGCGGAGAAAAGAGCTCGCCAAAAGGGGTGAAGAGCATGTTCCACGTTTTTTCAA GAGATCCAAAGATTCCTCTGGACGGGACGTGTGGTTGACAAATGGGACTTACTGGAAACTTCGAGAGAATCCAGGTTTTGCTAACCTTGAAAACGTAACTCTGTGGTGA